The genomic window CCTCCAGAACAGCATATTTTGAATGACCTACTTGAATACGTCCAGAACAGTAAAAACACTTACTCAGAACATCGGCCAGAATCCTAATTGTCTATACGAATTTTGGGGAGGAGCAGCACAAAAGAACAGAAAGAAAAGCAACAAAAGGGAGACCACACAGCACAAAAAAGTCCCCCTCTGTAGGGGGACAGTGCAAGAGCATCGAGCACAGGGGGTCAGATGCCAGACAGAATATAAAGCACGTCGCCGTCTTTGACCACGTAATCTTTGCCTTCCGTGCGGACCCAGCCCTTGGACTTGGCATTGGCCCAGCTTCCGGCCTCCACCATTTTGTCCCACTCGATGACTTCTGAACGGATGAAGCCTTTTTCCAGATCGCTGTGGATCTGGCCTGCGGCTCCGGGGGCTTTGGTGCCTTCGCGGATGGTCCAGGCACGCACCTCTTTTTCACCAGATGTAATAAAGGTGATCAGACCCAGGGTTTTGTAGCCCACTTTGACCAGCTGGTCCAGGCCGGACTCCTCGACACCGAGGTCAGCGAGGAACTCTTTTGATTCTTCGGGGCTCATTTCGCTGAGCTCTGCTTCAATCTGGGCGCTGATCTTCACGACCTCTGCCCCTTCTTTGGCAGCGTACTCGCGCACGGCCCTCACCATGTCGTTGTCTTCGGTGAGGAATTCCTCGGACACATTGGCCACATAGATCACAGGCTTGATGGTCATCAGGCCGAAATCTTTGGGCACGGGCATCTCGTATTCGCCAGCACGGGCAGGTTTGCCCTCTTCCAGCACTTTGAGGATGCTCTGGGCCAGGGCCATCAACTCTGCGGAGTCGCGGTCGTTGCTCTTGGCCTTCTTCTTGAGGTTCTCGATGCGCTTTTCCAGACCGTACATGTCGGCGAGGATCAGTTCGGTGTTGATGGTCTCAATGTCATCGATGGGATTGACCTGACCGGCAACGTGCACCACGTTGGGATCTTCAAAGCAGCGGACCACGTGGGCGATGGCGTCCACTTCACGGATGTTGGCGAGGAACTGGTTGCCCAGACCTTCCCCTTTGTGGGCACCCTTCACCAGGCCTGCGATGTCCACGAATTCCACAGCGGTGGGAATGATCGGGGGAACGCGGTCCCCTTTGGTGAACACGTCAGACAGGGCTTTGAGGCGAGGGTCGGGTACAGTCACGATCCCGACGTTCTTGTCGATGGTGGCGAAAGGATAGTTGGCGGCCAGTGCGCCTGCTCTGGTGATGGCATTAAACAGCGTGGACTTTCCGACGTTGGGAAGCCCGACAATTCCAATTCCTAGACCCATTCTTTTTCCTCCTGCTCTATAGATCAGTCAAAGCTGCTCTGTGCACCTGTTTGCCTGTCTCTTGCTTCGCTGGGATCAGCTGAAGCAGCATCTGAATAAGCGTACAGCACAAAAGTCACCCTGACAAATGAAAACCTCATGCAGATTTCCGCTCGCTCTCAGTTCCCTCCTCTACCCTGAGACAACACCTTTGAGAGGAGAACAAAGATGCAAAGCAAAGAAATGCGTGATGTGATTTGCCAGCTTTTGACCGAAATTGTGCGCCTCAGATTCAAAAACCATCAGGCCAAACACCCCCAGATGGCCACAGAGTACGCCGATGACCGCATCCTGGGGAAAGTCAGTGACATGGAAGCCCTGGTGGTTCCCCTGTTTGGTGAAGAAGGGGCCAGGGACATGATTCTGGAAGCCCTTGAGGAAGCGAGAAAAGATTACTCGAACTGAGGTGCGCCCCACAGGGTCATGCACAGTGTTATAACAGTGCATGCCTGCCGAATTGACTTTTCTGGGACATGCCAGTTTCAAAGTGGTCACGCAACACGGGGACACCATTCTGATTGATCCCTGGTTGAGGGACAATCCTGCCTGCCCTCCTGAGCACAAATCCTTTTCTGGCGCAGACCTGATTTTGATCACCCACGGACACGGGGACCACATGGATCTGGAGGTGATCTTTGAGGCTGCCAGAACCGGGACCCGCCTGATTGCTCCGAATCCCATTCGCTGGTTTCTGATGGAGCAGGGCATTGAAGCTTCACTCTTTGAGACCATGAACAAAGGTGGAACGATCAGTGTGATGGACATTGAGATCACCATGACGCAGGCGTTTCATCACGCGCAGGTGAACACCAGAGATGGGGTGGGCTGGTTGCATGAAGGTGTGGGTTACGTGCTGAATCTGGGCAAAAACCGCATCTATGCTGCTGGAGACACCAGCATCTTTGGGGACATGCGCCTGATCGGTGACATCTACAAACCCACACTGGCCCTTCTGCCCATCGGGGATCGCTACACCATGGGTCCTCTGGAGGCTTCCCATGCCATTCGCCTGCTGGGGACCAGACAGGTGGTGCCTTTTCACTATGGAACCATGCCTTCTTTAAGTGGAACGCCAGAAGCCCTGATGGACCTGACCCGTGATATAGAAGGTCTGAGCATTCTGCCTCTGCAGCCCGGTGAGTCTTTGACCCTTTAAACCCACCTGAAACCAGAAAGGACTCCCGCTGAGGAGTCCTTTTGATTTTCCTGAGCGACAAAGTCAGCGAATCAGGGTGCAGACATGTGTGGTCTTTCCTGCAGCCTTGATGTAGACCACCAGGGAAGGATCAAACGTTTTGGTTCCGTAAGCAGAGAACATCTGGGAGAAAGAACCGTCTCCCTCATCCACCCAGTCGTTGTGGCGTTTGAGCAGGGGGTTCTTTTTGGATTTGCCTCCAGCACTGGCATCTGCGCGGTCCATGCTGAATTTGATCAGGGCTTTCTGCAGGTCTCTGGAGCCAAGACTGGAAACATAAGAGGTGATTTTTTCAGAGTTCTCTTTTGCCAGGGCCTGACAGAAAGGGTTCTTCTGGGCTTTGAATTTTCCGGTCTTTTCAAGCTCTTTGAGGATGCTGGCGTTGGTGACGCCTGCAGCCTGGGCCACGGTTCCGAGCAGAAGTGCAACAACAAGAGTGAGTTTTCCCATGCCCCATCATGAAAGAGAGGGTATCCAAAATACAAGAGAGAAGCCCCCACACGGGGACTTCTCTCTGAAATGGCTCTGTTTTGGGGGAGAAAACGGAGGTGGAAACCACCCTACCCACTGCGAAGGTGGGGCACAGAGTCGATGGGTTGCGAACACGAGCAGAACATTCTGAACCCTGCCCACCATCGGGGCCGTGGGTGTTCCCGTGCGCCGTTATTAGTATAACACAAATACCTAATTTTGCCATAGACATAATTAGACTGAGTCAAGACATGGACCCTAACGCTGGGGTTTCACCTCACCCACCTACAGTTTCGCCTCAGGAGGGCAACACTAAGCCTCAAAAAACCAGCTTCATGGCTGCCCAAGGAACCCCTGAAGCAAAGCATTGAATTTTTCTGACTGCTCATCATTGGGAATGGCCCGGGCCATCAGGACATTCAATTTCACTGCTGGCCTCAGGCTCAGGAATTTCTGCGCTCCAGACACAGGGGTATTCACATCATCTGAACCCCAGACGATCATGACGGGTTGCTTCAGGGAAGCCCACTCTTTCTCGATGTTCAGGCTGGAATAATCCGAGATGAAAGAGAACACCGGATAAGCAGCGTTGGGGTCTTTCAGGTTGTTCTGGTAGATCTTCTTGATTTCGGTGGTCACCAGATTCTGGTCCAGATAGACCTGCTGTTTCAGGAAGAAGCTGACACTGAAGCGGCCCCTTAAAAATCCTGCAAGGACATCTCCCAGAGGAGAACCCACCAGCGAATTGTAGAACGCTGTGTTTGGTGGATTGACCAGTTTCTCGATGCCTGTGGGCGACACCAGAACCAGAGAATCGATCAGTTCTGGATCATCGTGGGCGATTTTGATGCTGTAAGCTGCCCCCAGACTGGAAGCCACCACATCCGCTTCTTCCCTGACCACTTCTTTCAGGAAAGCGGTCAGGGTTTTGACATAAAGATCCGCAGTGTAATTCTGTGGCCGGGGCGTGCTGCGACCAAATCCCGGCAGGTCCAGCACGTATACCCGATGGCTCCCCGTAAATTCTGCAGCATTTCTGGTCCACTGGTACCCAGAATTTCCTCCTCCAATCCCGTGAATGAACACCAGGGGAGGTCCTTCGCCTCCCACCTCGTAATACACAGGCTGGTCATTCAGGATCACAGAGCGGCTTTCCTGCAGTCCTGCAATGCGTGGCGATGGAAGCATTCCTGTGGCTCTGGGCGCACAGGAAGAAACAGCCAGTGGAATGAGCAGCAGAAACCCCATGAACATTCGTCTCATGGGGCCATTGTCGGTGAAGGAGAAATCAGCTTCAGAAGCCTGAATTACAGGTCCGTTCTGGAACACACTTCAATTGTGATGTGGCGTAAGAACATCCTCGCCCATGGGGTCTCCCAGGAACTGTTTGAGCAAACCATTGAACTCTACGGATTTTTCATCGTTGGGAATGGCACGGGCGTTGAGCACCTGGGCTTCCATGTCAGGTTTCAGGTCCCGGAAGTTTTGCAAACCCTTCACAGGAGTGTTGATGTCCCGGTCTCCCCAGATCACCACAGTAGGCTGCGTCAGTTCTCGCCACTCTTTGCGGATGTTGAGGTTCAGGTGCCCGGTGATGAAGGCAAAAATCGGATACTGGGCATGAGGGGTCTGCAGGTGCATGTGGTACACGTCCTTGACCCCTTCATTGATCAAATCACGGTCCAGGTAGACCTGCTGGTTCAGGAAGTAGCTGACGCTCATGCGACTGCGGATCAGTCTGGAGAAGAAACTGCCGATGGGGGTCCCGATCAGCTTGTGGTAAAAATCCATGTTTGGAGCTTCCACCAGTTGATCAATGCCTGTGGGGGACACCAGGGCCAGTTTCCTGATCAGGTCAGGATGGTCATGGGCAATGCGGATGGCATAAGCCCCTGCCAGACTGGAAGCCACCACCGTGCAGGGTTCATTGACCACTTCCTTCAGGAAGGATTCAATGGCGGCCAGGTACAGGCCTGCACTGTAATGCTGGGGTCTGGGCGTGCTGCGACCAAATCCAGGCAGATCCAGCACAAACACCCGATGGTCCTTCAGGAACTCAGGAACGTTCTTGACCCACTGGTAACCTGAATTGCCCCCACCGATCCCGTGAATGAACACCACTGGTGGACCTGCACCGCCCACTTCGTAATAAATCTCCTGACCGTTCAGGGTGATTTTTTTGCCCTCTTCCATGCCCGGAATTCTGGGCGTGGGCAGCACGGTGACAATGCGCCTGGGAGCAAAGAGGTACACACCCACTGCCAGCAGGGCAAAAAGGCCGATGGTTTTTCGTACGCTCAGTCTCATGAGATCAGTCTGCGCAGTCTGCGCAGCCTTTTCAGCGGGAAATCTTACCTGAGGGTTTTTTCATCTGGCTCAGGGTTGAAGCCCGTGACTCACTCGATGGTGATGTGCTCAATGCCCTCTGCAATTCTGGGGTACTTGAGGTCCATGCTTTCCAGGGTCTGCACCAGCACAGAGGCAATCAGGTAATTGCGGTACCACTTGCGGTCTGCAGGAATCACATACCAGGGAGCGAAACTGGAACTGGTCTCCGAGAGAATGCGCTCATAGACAGTGGTGTATTCGTCCCAGAGCGCACGCTCTTTCAGGTCGCCGGGGTTGAATTTCCAGTGCTTCTCGGGATCATCAAGGCGTTCCTGCAGGCGTTGCCGCTGTTCTTCTTTGGAGATGTGCAGATAGAACTTGAGGATGCGGGTGCCTGAATCTGCGAGGAGTTCCTCAAAGTGCCTGACATGCCGATAACGTTTGTCAATGACCTCTTTGTCGGCCAGACCGTGCACGGTGGGCACCAGGATGTCTTCATAGTGGCTGCGGTTGAAGATGGTGACCTGCCCTTTGCGGGGAGCAACTGCATGCACACGCCACAAAAAGTCGTGGGCGGCTTCCAGTTCATTGGGCACCTTGAAGGGCACCACGCTGACGCCCAGAGGGTTGAGGCCACTCATCACATGTTTGATGGTGCCGTCTTTGCCTCCTGCATCTCTGGCCTGCAAAATCACCAGCAAACTGCGCTGGTTTTCGGCATAAAGCCGTTCCTGCAGGTCCAGCAGTTTACCCTGCAGTTCCGCCATCAGGGCTTCGGCTTTTTCTTTGGTCAGTTTGCCTTTGTCATCGGTTTTCCAGTCTGCGAGCCGAACATGTTTGGGACGATCAATGCAGTACTTGTCAAAATCCATGTTTTCATTTTAGGTGAAAAGCTGTTGTGCAACTGATTTGTCATGAAAAAGTCAGGTGTGAGAGGAAAATTCTGGATTTTTTGACAGAAAAACCCCTTGCCCATGTCATCAGAAGTTCAAAGAGAAGGACAGGCCATGGACCTGTCCTGACAAAACAAAAAGGTGGGATGTAATTTACAGGGCACCCTCAAGATCAGCAATGATGTCTTGCAGGCTTTCCACGCCCACCGTCATGCGGATCAGGTAAGGGGTCACACCTGCAGCCTGTTTCCCGGCCTCGGTGAGTCTGCCGTGGGTGGTGGTCCAGGGGTGGATGCACAGGGTGCGGGTGTCTCCAAGATTGGCAACCATGCGAATCATCTTCAGGCTTGCAAAGAAACGCTGGGGATCTTCCACCTCGAAGGACATGACGGCCCCGAAGCCATTTTTCAGGTATTTCTGGCCCAGCGCATGGAAAGGGCTGGTTTCCAGACCACTGTAATTTACAGACTTCACGCGGGGGTGATCTTTCAGGAAACGTGCGATCTGCAGGGCGTTGTCGCACTCTTTGAGCATGCGCAGTTCCAGGGTTTCCAGACCCTGCGCGATCATGAAGGCATTGAAAGGACTGAGGGTCATGCCCAGTTGATGCACCCCGATGGAACGCACCTTGCGGGAGAGGGCCTGATCCCCATACTGGGCTTTGAGGTCCTGCAGAACGGGAATGTTGTCGATGTTGCTGCCGTGTTTGACCATGATGCAACCTGCGAGGGCACTGCCGTGACCTCCGGCCCATTTGGTGAGGCTGTGCATGATCATGTCTGCACCGTGCTCGAAAGGGCGACACAGGTAACCCACCCCAGCGAGGGTGTTGTCCACGCAGAAAAGGGCACCATGTTCATGGGCAAGGTCTGCCCAGCCCTTCAGGTCCGCAACATCACCGTTGGGATTGGAGACGGTCTCCACCCACAGCAGGCGGGTGTTTTCACGCATGGCGGCACGGGCCGCTTCTGGGTTGTTGTCCACGATGGTGGAGGTGATGCCCAGGTTGGGCAGCACATTGTTCAGGAGACCTGCTGTACCTCCAAAAACCGCGCTGGAAGCCACAATGTGGTCTCCGGCTTTGCAGGTGGAGAGGAAAGCGGCCATGGTTGCGGCCTGACCACTGGCCATCACCACAGTGGCATCTGCACCTTCAAGGCTGCTCAGGCGCTCTTCTAAAGCCTTGTTGGTCATGTTCTGCATTCGGATGTAGCTGTATCCGGAGTTCTGCTGGAATTCGTCTGCGGCAATGTCCAGTTCGTCGAACTGGTAGGCGGCCGCAGGGTAGATCGGGATGCCCAGAGGCTCGGCGTGGCCTCTCGGGATGCCGACGTGCACGGCTTTGCTGGAGTAGTCTTTCATGTGGTTGCTCCTTCACGCCAGAGGTGAATCGCTCGCTCTAGGGGTTCAAAGGGGGCGCTTCCCTGTGCAAGGTCAGGTTTGCCTCCGCCTTTCCCCCCGGCGTTCTTCAGTATTTCTGCCAGAACCTCTTTAGCGGAAGCCTTTGTGCTAGACGTGACCACCACCCGGCCATCTGGCGTATACGCCACGCACAGCAGATCCGGCTGAGCCACCGCCACCTTGCTGAAGGGTTTGAGCATGTCACTGTCCGCCAGAGGCACCACCTGCACACCCGTTTTCCCTGAAAGCAGGCTGACGGACAGGGCTTCATGGGCCTCTGCGAGTTTGCGTCTGGAGTCCAGAGCCTCTGTTCTGAGGGCCTCCACCCGTTCTGTGAGTTTCTCAATGCCTGTGGAGAAAGAGGTGGCCAGGGTGCGGGCATCCCGGTAGGTCTGGGTGAGTTGCCTGTAAGCCTCGTGTCCGGTCATGAAAAACACACGGGTGAGGCCTCCAGCGACCTTTTCCAGTTTGGTGATGAACACGGCCCCGACTTCGCCGGTGCGGTTCACGT from Deinococcus cellulosilyticus NBRC 106333 = KACC 11606 includes these protein-coding regions:
- a CDS encoding O-acetylhomoserine aminocarboxypropyltransferase/cysteine synthase family protein — its product is MKDYSSKAVHVGIPRGHAEPLGIPIYPAAAYQFDELDIAADEFQQNSGYSYIRMQNMTNKALEERLSSLEGADATVVMASGQAATMAAFLSTCKAGDHIVASSAVFGGTAGLLNNVLPNLGITSTIVDNNPEAARAAMRENTRLLWVETVSNPNGDVADLKGWADLAHEHGALFCVDNTLAGVGYLCRPFEHGADMIMHSLTKWAGGHGSALAGCIMVKHGSNIDNIPVLQDLKAQYGDQALSRKVRSIGVHQLGMTLSPFNAFMIAQGLETLELRMLKECDNALQIARFLKDHPRVKSVNYSGLETSPFHALGQKYLKNGFGAVMSFEVEDPQRFFASLKMIRMVANLGDTRTLCIHPWTTTHGRLTEAGKQAAGVTPYLIRMTVGVESLQDIIADLEGAL
- the ychF gene encoding redox-regulated ATPase YchF is translated as MGLGIGIVGLPNVGKSTLFNAITRAGALAANYPFATIDKNVGIVTVPDPRLKALSDVFTKGDRVPPIIPTAVEFVDIAGLVKGAHKGEGLGNQFLANIREVDAIAHVVRCFEDPNVVHVAGQVNPIDDIETINTELILADMYGLEKRIENLKKKAKSNDRDSAELMALAQSILKVLEEGKPARAGEYEMPVPKDFGLMTIKPVIYVANVSEEFLTEDNDMVRAVREYAAKEGAEVVKISAQIEAELSEMSPEESKEFLADLGVEESGLDQLVKVGYKTLGLITFITSGEKEVRAWTIREGTKAPGAAGQIHSDLEKGFIRSEVIEWDKMVEAGSWANAKSKGWVRTEGKDYVVKDGDVLYILSGI
- a CDS encoding alpha/beta fold hydrolase, whose protein sequence is MRLSVRKTIGLFALLAVGVYLFAPRRIVTVLPTPRIPGMEEGKKITLNGQEIYYEVGGAGPPVVFIHGIGGGNSGYQWVKNVPEFLKDHRVFVLDLPGFGRSTPRPQHYSAGLYLAAIESFLKEVVNEPCTVVASSLAGAYAIRIAHDHPDLIRKLALVSPTGIDQLVEAPNMDFYHKLIGTPIGSFFSRLIRSRMSVSYFLNQQVYLDRDLINEGVKDVYHMHLQTPHAQYPIFAFITGHLNLNIRKEWRELTQPTVVIWGDRDINTPVKGLQNFRDLKPDMEAQVLNARAIPNDEKSVEFNGLLKQFLGDPMGEDVLTPHHN
- a CDS encoding polyphosphate kinase 2 family protein, producing MDFDKYCIDRPKHVRLADWKTDDKGKLTKEKAEALMAELQGKLLDLQERLYAENQRSLLVILQARDAGGKDGTIKHVMSGLNPLGVSVVPFKVPNELEAAHDFLWRVHAVAPRKGQVTIFNRSHYEDILVPTVHGLADKEVIDKRYRHVRHFEELLADSGTRILKFYLHISKEEQRQRLQERLDDPEKHWKFNPGDLKERALWDEYTTVYERILSETSSSFAPWYVIPADRKWYRNYLIASVLVQTLESMDLKYPRIAEGIEHITIE
- a CDS encoding metal-dependent hydrolase, which translates into the protein MPAELTFLGHASFKVVTQHGDTILIDPWLRDNPACPPEHKSFSGADLILITHGHGDHMDLEVIFEAARTGTRLIAPNPIRWFLMEQGIEASLFETMNKGGTISVMDIEITMTQAFHHAQVNTRDGVGWLHEGVGYVLNLGKNRIYAAGDTSIFGDMRLIGDIYKPTLALLPIGDRYTMGPLEASHAIRLLGTRQVVPFHYGTMPSLSGTPEALMDLTRDIEGLSILPLQPGESLTL
- a CDS encoding alpha/beta fold hydrolase, giving the protein MRRMFMGFLLLIPLAVSSCAPRATGMLPSPRIAGLQESRSVILNDQPVYYEVGGEGPPLVFIHGIGGGNSGYQWTRNAAEFTGSHRVYVLDLPGFGRSTPRPQNYTADLYVKTLTAFLKEVVREEADVVASSLGAAYSIKIAHDDPELIDSLVLVSPTGIEKLVNPPNTAFYNSLVGSPLGDVLAGFLRGRFSVSFFLKQQVYLDQNLVTTEIKKIYQNNLKDPNAAYPVFSFISDYSSLNIEKEWASLKQPVMIVWGSDDVNTPVSGAQKFLSLRPAVKLNVLMARAIPNDEQSEKFNALLQGFLGQP